From the Drosophila willistoni isolate 14030-0811.24 chromosome 2L unlocalized genomic scaffold, UCI_dwil_1.1 Seg168, whole genome shotgun sequence genome, the window tttttcttaaaatcattatttattttatattaaaaaccTTAATTGACCCTTTGTCATTGTTCTAATCATCAGTTAAATAAGTTAAGCTTAAAATTGCTTACTTtagttaacaaaattatatttttttgaatgaatgaatgctaTTTATCAAGTTACTTGTAAGctaacatttttgaaatagTAATTAAAAGAGATTTTTATAATCGGAATAATATCTTAGAGTTTTATTTCTAATTCTTAAATATGGCTTAAAGCAAATATCTGACTATAATCTCACAAATAATAGAAATTGAATTCTTAAACTTAAGCTaaatataaattgtaaataataaatatgtaaataatttataagaaataaaaaccaaaaaaatgcattttataaattttgttttcttttttttttttttttgtagtagtttttgttctttttgaagaatttttattttattgaaaaagtttttctttgagATTTTATCTAGGAAATACTATCGTTAAGTATAGATAATAACTAAGCGTAAGAGTTAATAATAAAAGGAgaggtaaataataataatagtaacaGTCTCACAGTCACAATGGAAATCAAAAagtacagacacacacacacacacacacacacagagagagagagatacagaTATAGGATACAGAGAGAAGAAATGTATAAATGGATAGAAAGAAAGAGATTAGCAAAGAATGAATGAGTTTTTTAACAACTTACAAGAAATTGTCGTTGCCGTTGTTGGAGgggctgatgatgatgacgatgttgccgctgctgttgcGGCTGTTGTTCCAGTTGCAGCTACTACtggcaattgttgttgttgttgttgttgatcaccatcatcatcatcaatgtAATAGCAAAAATTGTTACCGCCTCCTCCGCTGCTGTGACAACCattgtcattgttgttgttattgttgttactAATTGTGGTTGTTGCCTGTGtattaattgttgttgttgttgccgacACTGTGGGTgtatattgttgttgcttgttgcgCTTGTGTCCGGTTATGCTTAAAGCAGCCGTTAAACTCGAAGTCGCATGCAATATTGAACGCTGATTGAAAATGCTATTTGATGCTGCCGCTGCAGCCGCATTATTATTCTTTCTAAACTTTtgatgattatgattatgatgatgatgattttgtgGTGCTGCTGTGGGTaatggtggtgctggtggtggctgcggcggtggcggtggaTTCTGTTGTTGTATAGACTGTAAAGTTGGCGGTTGTCACGAACAGGCCACCTCCGTTGTGGTGCTGTTGCCATTATTATGAGACTTTTGCTCTGGCTCTGGACTGACATCCATTACCACATCGGCGGCACCATTTTTACCACCACCTCCCGCTGCAGTTGCTGCTGTTACTGCTTTGAAATTCGGTGCTTGCATTTGTGTTGCTGTCGGCGTTGTGGGTGACACAGCACCCAAATCGCTGGATGTGTTTGATGTCTCCTCGTTTAGCTAAACAATAGACATTAAACACTCACACATAGTTAAGCTAAAGCAATTTTATAACGTTTATTTACCGATTCACTCAAACGATGAACCTTGGCTCCACTCTCTCGTCCCCGATTGCTGCCGGCTGAcgattgctgttgttgttgctgttgtcctGGCAGTGGATCCTGAGATTGTGACAACTCTGTGGAGAGTCGTTTCCGATTGGCTAGCAGTGTGTTATTGAAATTATTATGATTCTCCATGGATTTGCGTTCACGCTTAAGAAAATCAGCATCTAAATAGAGGGAAAGCTGCTTACGCTTCACATGACGTGCATCAATAGTCATGCCCTCTTTCAGCATCTTTATGTTGACCTGCAAAAAGATAGAAAAAACATTAATAACAATCAAGAAAAGGGTTTGGTTTAGCTTTATTACTTACCCCATGCATAATGACATGCTCGGTAAAGTTTTGTATGCTCTCGGTGAGGTCAATATTAAGGTTATCGGAACGCTCAAATTCTAAACCAATGAACCACATGGAACAGAAGGGTGATGAGGTTACTGTGGAGGCAGCAGCGTTGGCTTGATTATtggtttgctgctgctgcgtttgTTTTGGATCATCCTCGTTGCCACTGTTGTTCTGCGAACTATTGGCACTCTGACCCTTTTTAAACTCAAAACACTTGGGATTCACATGCGCCAATGCAATGTGAGCATTACGCTCAAGATTGCCAATCAATAGACGCACTTTGGACTCAACCAAGCCACACCATTCCAGATGATCGTCAGCGGTCTGCGAATTCACCAAGAGCACTATAAAATGGCGATATCTGTAAAAGAAACTTGGAGCCTCAAAGAGACGCTCCCAGGGTACACGGCCGAGCATGATTTCATCAGTGATATTCATGCCGCGATTAAATTCGGTCAATATGACCTTCTTAGTCGACTCGGACACATTAAATGTGGAATTCTGTTGTGGATATGCGGGTGTTATAATGGGCATCAGATGATAACGATCCGAGGCATTAACTCTTGGATCCCAGACCTATAATGAAAAATCATAATCATAAATTAGTATTTCAGTCGTTTAGTTAGTTAAGGTTTTTTAAACTTACTGGAAATCTTAGATTAACATTGTCTGGATGCTTCAGTAGCACGGGATTTGGCCATTTCCAGCGTGAAA encodes:
- the LOC6640872 gene encoding LOW QUALITY PROTEIN: poly(A) polymerase beta (The sequence of the model RefSeq protein was modified relative to this genomic sequence to represent the inferred CDS: substituted 1 base at 1 genomic stop codon) is translated as MWNSEPTTTATTTHRQHHHHQQQQNGNSTSSGGQPAAKQLGMTSAISLAEPRPEDLQRTGELRGSLEPYNVFESQDELNHRMEILAKLNTLVKQWVKEISVSKNMPEAAAEKLGGKIYTFGSYRLGVHHKGADIDALCVAPRNIERTDYFQSFFEVLKKQPEVTECRSVEEAFVPVIKMNFDGIEIDLLFARLSLKEIPDDFDLRDDNLLKNLDPRSVRSLNGCRVTDEILALVPNIENFRLALRTIKLWAKKHGIYSNSLGYFGGVTWAMLVARTCQLYPNAAAATLVHKFFLVFSRWKWPNPVLLKHPDNVNLRFPVWDPRVNASDRYHLMPIITPAYPQQNSTFNVSESTKKVILTEFNRGMNITDEIMLGRVPWERLFEAPSFFYRYRHFIVLLVNSQTADDHLEWCGLVESKVRLLIGNLERNAHIALAHVNPKCFEFKKGQSANSSQNNSGNEDDPKQTQQQQTNNQANAAASTVTSSPFCSMWFIGLEFERSDNLNIDLTESIQNFTEHVIMHGVNIKMLKEGMTIDARHVKRKQLSLYLDADFLKRERKSMENHNNFNNTLLANRKRLSTELSQSQDPLPGQQQQQQQSSAGSNRGRESGAKVHRLSESLNEETSNTSSDLGAVSPTTPTATQMQAPNFKAVTAATAAGGGGKNGAADVVMDVSPEPEQKSHNNGNSTTTEVACSXQPPTLQSIQQQNPPPPPQPPPAPPLPTAAPQNHHHHNHNHQKFRKNNNAAAAAASNSIFNQRSILHATSSLTAALSITGHKRNKQQQYTPTVSATTTTINTQATTTISNNNNNNNDNGCHSSGGGGNNFCYYIDDDDGDQQQQQQQLPVVAATGTTAATAAATSSSSSAPPTTATTISL